Proteins encoded together in one Pontiella desulfatans window:
- the fucP gene encoding L-fucose:H+ symporter permease has translation MTEAQRKYLVPFAIVTSLFFIWGFITVLVDALIPRLRDVFTLSYFEAGLVQVAFFGAYFLVSLPGGTIVSKIGYKKGIILGLSVMALGCFLFLPASSIRVFPLFLLALFVLAGGMTLLQVAANPYVVALGPEKTASSRLTLAQALNSLGTAIAPLVAASFILGSEVLSPEAQQALSAGELDAYRIAEASAVRVPFVALAMALAVVAFIFRFFHLPAVKELEKHADEGYGFALRHRGLMLGALGIFVYVGAEVTIGSYIVNYLLRLEIPELIQSNALVAGWVENLGGMKIEEMNPSRIAGTFVTFYWTGAMVGRFIGSLLSRLIAASRLLAIYAVIAVALCLAAGFGSGFVAVWSLLAVGLFNSIMFPTIFSLAINSLPHSRSQGSGVLCAAIVGGAVIPPLFGLAVDVSSFTIAFFLPVLCYLYIAFYGWIQKVEKS, from the coding sequence ATGACGGAAGCACAGAGAAAATATTTGGTTCCCTTCGCGATTGTAACCAGCCTCTTTTTTATCTGGGGGTTTATTACGGTGTTGGTGGATGCGCTGATTCCGAGATTACGCGATGTTTTCACCCTCAGCTATTTTGAAGCCGGTCTGGTTCAGGTGGCTTTTTTCGGCGCCTATTTTCTGGTGTCGCTTCCCGGGGGGACGATTGTCTCGAAGATTGGATACAAAAAAGGGATTATTCTCGGACTCTCTGTGATGGCGCTGGGGTGCTTTCTGTTTTTGCCGGCATCATCGATTCGGGTATTCCCTCTATTCCTGCTGGCGCTCTTTGTCTTAGCGGGGGGGATGACGCTTCTTCAAGTGGCGGCAAATCCATATGTCGTTGCGTTGGGGCCTGAAAAGACCGCATCGAGCCGGTTGACGCTTGCGCAGGCCCTTAACTCGCTGGGGACGGCCATCGCTCCTTTGGTTGCGGCGTCTTTTATTCTTGGCTCAGAAGTGCTTTCTCCTGAAGCGCAACAGGCGCTGTCGGCCGGAGAACTTGATGCCTACCGGATTGCTGAGGCTTCCGCTGTTCGGGTTCCTTTTGTTGCCCTGGCTATGGCCTTGGCGGTCGTTGCTTTCATTTTTCGGTTTTTTCATCTGCCGGCCGTTAAGGAATTGGAAAAGCATGCCGATGAAGGCTATGGATTTGCATTGAGGCATCGAGGGCTCATGCTGGGTGCGCTGGGCATCTTTGTTTATGTCGGTGCCGAGGTGACCATTGGCAGTTACATTGTGAACTATCTCCTGCGTCTTGAGATTCCTGAACTCATTCAGTCGAATGCTCTGGTTGCCGGCTGGGTTGAAAACCTGGGCGGCATGAAGATTGAGGAGATGAACCCGTCGCGGATTGCTGGAACGTTTGTCACCTTCTATTGGACGGGAGCCATGGTCGGCCGGTTTATCGGTTCTTTATTATCCCGATTGATAGCGGCCTCCCGCCTTCTGGCCATCTACGCTGTAATTGCGGTCGCATTATGTCTGGCCGCCGGGTTCGGGTCGGGGTTTGTGGCGGTTTGGAGCCTGCTCGCCGTCGGGCTGTTTAATTCGATCATGTTCCCGACGATTTTCAGCCTGGCGATCAACAGTCTGCCACATAGTCGTTCGCAGGGATCCGGGGTTTTGTGTGCGGCGATTGTCGGCGGAGCCGTTATTCCGCCGCTGTTCGGGCTGGCCGTTGATGTGAGCAGCTTCACGATCGCATTCTTCCTGCCGGTTTTATGTTATCTGTACATCGCGTTTTACGGATGGATCCAGAAGGTGGAAAAGTCGTAG
- a CDS encoding sulfatase-like hydrolase/transferase produces the protein MRKRWLHSLVALGTCAFVCGVFAEQPNIIFILTDDLGYGDLGVMGHPYVQSPNIDRLANEGLLLEQAYSAGAWCSPSRAALMNGVYPAREFNVNNWELSADRPTLTSMFKEAGYATAHFGKWHMGDSEGVPPPAEYGVDENFGTQSTGPVWTDEEMAESHHRERTAARYVDLSIDFMTRKKDQPFFINLWVHNTHAIVNPTDEQLAVYDDLQVSIDDFEDPLQRDFLEFIAEHGNVTNAMRAFCADVTAVDTEIGRLLSSLAALGLEDNTIVVFTSDNGPAPYLKVGERDLLIPRFEKSPKLMNSVGSAGPYRDRKSSLHDGGIHVPFFVRWPGKIPSGIDSSTVFCGVDLLPTLAGLVDGVAAPEDIDGEDLSAAWLGSPQERATPLFWCDKPGWSALRDGKWKAHLQGDTIRLYNLDEDLSESVNVADAYPEIAGTYFDTLKEWEDALPAKTPATNGEGGVVTDFFVAGTDASSIDLTWSNLAGSVVLESSTTSLPLIDSVQDSFLDSEGVSGIIKLNLQAVDDGSSRFNPFTWSGGGQSTGNVVHTMSSQGWGVQTSTKTNGDIQDSEALILTFDLSELSLGADQTLVLSAIGLFNDVAEYSGDLWMRNQEVPAGELGAGRLLANHVSSFSDAMPIRDGDQIALMEGSTKIRLAKLTFDILPVGFNAPKISISLDTGNMFVGATNLSADVYLRIQQRESLTSGAWTDVAVTSGVSLAEWALETTNASSFFRVQSSDTYPVPRFGYLFKPVDDSFVSGANTASNYGSNTNLSLRVGGTGQKLVSYLKFDVDAVPSSISEVWLKVYAAQAVSNEVTFRAVADNAWDESTITWKNRPGSGDVITKKASLSKGWNTFDFFGHITTTGTYSVAITTVDPSELVLMSKESVYDSVLEIRETPDGPETPVGLFAGGSMYGSYGNNAAEVKSSGFDTLLLWSAKVNSEGKINYNLTENPLAEHGWYVGEKDWIEQLVDLKTAPSTVKRIEFSVSAWGDASFANIDALIEAEGTGEDSRLYQSFKVLRDVLGADAINFDDEEHYDVDSMVEFSKMLSVLGYKVTLCPYMRPEGVWNPVYEQLEAYQPGLVDRIYVQCYAGGAANYPENWNTKFTGDLKVIPGLSISPSDAGWKTPAEVETQLSEWKDHCGGGFIWLHQEILNEGYGVSNVANAVINGLQ, from the coding sequence ATGAGAAAACGTTGGTTGCACAGTCTTGTAGCGCTGGGAACATGCGCATTTGTTTGCGGTGTGTTTGCGGAACAGCCGAATATAATTTTTATTCTGACGGATGATTTGGGTTATGGCGACCTGGGGGTGATGGGGCATCCCTATGTTCAGTCACCCAACATCGACCGGTTGGCGAACGAAGGGCTCCTGCTGGAACAGGCGTATTCCGCTGGAGCTTGGTGCTCGCCCAGTCGGGCGGCGTTAATGAACGGGGTCTATCCGGCACGGGAGTTTAACGTGAACAACTGGGAGCTTTCTGCGGATCGGCCTACGCTGACGAGCATGTTTAAAGAGGCGGGCTATGCCACCGCCCACTTCGGAAAGTGGCACATGGGGGACAGCGAGGGGGTGCCGCCGCCTGCCGAGTACGGAGTTGACGAGAATTTCGGCACGCAGAGCACCGGGCCGGTATGGACGGACGAGGAGATGGCGGAATCGCATCATCGCGAAAGAACGGCGGCCCGCTATGTAGATCTCTCCATCGATTTTATGACGCGCAAAAAGGATCAGCCTTTTTTTATCAACCTTTGGGTGCATAACACCCACGCCATTGTGAATCCAACCGATGAACAATTGGCGGTTTATGACGATCTACAGGTGTCGATTGATGATTTTGAGGACCCGCTGCAACGTGATTTTCTGGAGTTTATTGCCGAACACGGAAATGTGACGAATGCCATGCGCGCATTTTGTGCCGATGTGACCGCCGTCGATACAGAGATTGGCCGTCTGCTCAGCAGCCTCGCGGCACTTGGGCTTGAGGATAATACGATCGTGGTTTTTACAAGCGACAACGGCCCGGCGCCGTACTTGAAAGTTGGGGAGCGGGATCTGCTGATCCCGCGGTTTGAGAAAAGTCCGAAGTTGATGAACAGTGTCGGCTCCGCCGGACCCTACCGGGATCGGAAGAGTTCGTTGCATGACGGGGGGATCCACGTTCCATTCTTCGTCCGGTGGCCTGGTAAAATCCCGTCGGGCATTGATTCGAGTACGGTGTTTTGCGGCGTGGACCTGTTGCCTACGCTGGCCGGTCTGGTCGACGGCGTGGCGGCGCCGGAGGATATTGATGGCGAAGATCTGAGCGCGGCGTGGCTGGGCTCCCCGCAAGAGCGGGCCACTCCCCTTTTCTGGTGCGATAAACCGGGCTGGTCGGCACTGCGCGACGGCAAGTGGAAGGCGCATCTGCAGGGGGATACGATTCGTCTCTACAACCTGGACGAAGATCTTTCGGAGTCGGTCAATGTGGCCGACGCCTATCCGGAGATTGCCGGAACCTATTTCGACACGCTCAAAGAATGGGAGGACGCTTTGCCTGCGAAAACGCCGGCGACGAATGGAGAGGGCGGGGTGGTGACGGACTTCTTTGTCGCGGGAACGGATGCGTCTTCGATTGATCTGACCTGGTCGAATCTGGCCGGTTCCGTTGTGCTGGAGTCCTCGACTACGTCGCTGCCGCTCATCGATTCCGTGCAGGATTCATTTCTGGATTCCGAGGGCGTTTCGGGAATCATCAAGCTGAATCTCCAGGCCGTGGATGACGGGTCTTCGAGGTTTAATCCATTTACATGGAGCGGCGGCGGGCAAAGCACGGGAAATGTAGTGCACACAATGTCAAGCCAGGGATGGGGAGTTCAGACGAGTACAAAAACGAATGGCGATATTCAGGACTCCGAGGCGCTGATTTTGACGTTTGACCTGAGTGAACTCTCCTTGGGGGCGGATCAGACGCTTGTGCTGTCAGCAATTGGTTTGTTTAATGATGTCGCTGAATACAGCGGCGATCTCTGGATGCGGAATCAGGAGGTTCCGGCGGGCGAACTCGGTGCAGGGCGGTTGCTCGCGAACCATGTCAGCTCCTTCTCGGATGCGATGCCGATTCGTGATGGCGACCAGATTGCCTTGATGGAAGGGTCAACAAAGATTCGGCTGGCGAAGCTGACGTTCGATATTTTGCCGGTCGGATTCAATGCGCCGAAGATCTCTATTTCCCTGGACACCGGGAACATGTTCGTCGGAGCAACGAATCTGTCTGCCGATGTCTATCTGAGGATTCAGCAGCGCGAGAGCCTGACCTCCGGCGCGTGGACGGATGTGGCGGTCACCAGTGGAGTCAGCCTGGCCGAGTGGGCGCTCGAAACGACCAATGCGTCGTCGTTTTTTCGTGTGCAAAGCAGCGACACCTATCCCGTGCCCCGGTTTGGATATCTTTTCAAACCGGTCGACGACTCCTTTGTGTCGGGGGCAAATACCGCGTCAAACTATGGGTCGAATACCAACCTTTCGCTTCGTGTCGGCGGGACGGGACAGAAACTTGTCTCCTATTTGAAGTTTGACGTCGATGCGGTGCCCTCCTCGATTTCGGAGGTTTGGCTGAAGGTGTATGCCGCGCAAGCCGTTTCCAATGAGGTCACGTTTCGTGCGGTTGCTGATAATGCGTGGGATGAAAGCACCATCACATGGAAGAATCGTCCGGGGTCGGGGGACGTGATCACGAAAAAGGCTTCTTTATCCAAGGGTTGGAATACCTTCGACTTTTTCGGCCACATCACTACAACGGGAACCTATTCGGTTGCAATTACGACCGTTGACCCGAGTGAGCTGGTTTTGATGTCCAAAGAGTCGGTCTATGACTCCGTGCTGGAGATTCGCGAAACCCCGGATGGACCCGAAACGCCGGTGGGGCTTTTTGCCGGTGGCAGCATGTATGGCAGTTACGGTAATAATGCTGCAGAGGTGAAGTCGTCCGGATTCGACACCCTTTTGCTTTGGAGTGCAAAGGTGAATTCCGAGGGGAAGATCAACTACAATTTGACCGAAAACCCGCTCGCGGAGCACGGATGGTATGTTGGCGAAAAGGATTGGATCGAGCAGCTGGTGGATCTGAAAACGGCGCCCTCAACCGTCAAGCGGATCGAGTTTTCGGTGAGTGCGTGGGGGGATGCCAGTTTTGCGAATATCGATGCATTGATCGAAGCCGAGGGAACCGGCGAAGACAGCCGGCTCTATCAGTCTTTCAAGGTGTTGCGCGATGTGCTGGGCGCCGATGCCATCAACTTTGATGACGAGGAGCACTATGACGTGGATTCCATGGTTGAGTTCAGCAAAATGCTCAGTGTCTTGGGGTATAAAGTGACGCTTTGTCCGTACATGAGGCCGGAGGGCGTTTGGAATCCTGTATACGAACAGCTCGAAGCCTATCAGCCGGGGCTGGTGGATCGGATTTATGTGCAGTGTTATGCCGGGGGCGCGGCGAATTACCCTGAGAACTGGAATACAAAATTTACCGGCGACCTCAAGGTGATCCCGGGGCTGTCAATTAGTCCGAGTGATGCGGGTTGGAAAACCCCCGCAGAGGTCGAGACGCAGCTTTCTGAATGGAAGGATCATTGCGGAGGGGGCTTTATTTGGCTGCATCAGGAAATTCTGAATGAGGGATACGGCGTTTCGAACGTTGCGAACGCGGTAATCAACGGCCTCCAATAA
- a CDS encoding sulfatase family protein, with protein MSRIHLFLILAGLLQSVHAKPPNILWIFTDDHSHNAISAYGSHLTDLAPTPNIDRIAEQGMLFRNSFVCNSICGPSRAAIMTGKHSHANGFRSNGDRFDGHQQTFPRLLQKAGYQTAVIGKWHLGTDPVGFDHWEILPGQGHYYNPDFITAKGTHREPGYVTDLITDKSLSWMKERDPERPFMLMLQHKAPHREWSPAKRHLQLFDDVTFPEPPTLFDDYKGRGTAAKTQDMTIARTMHPGDLKINDVVDFEDKTHWTSRVTKNRMDRMTETQTEDWWAAYSPKNKKMMEANLSEKDLVRWKYQRYIKDYLRCIRAVDENIGRVLDYLEESGLAENTVVMYSSDQSFYLGEHGWFDKRFMYEESLRTPLIAYWPNHGTPGAETELMVQNIDMAQTFLEIAGVPFPGDMQGRSLVPLLNGKNPADWRESIYYQYHQDVNTVHHVYPHYGIRTGRYKLIYFNTLDEWEFYDLEKDPQEMTSQYANPEYAGKVDELKQQLTELRAVYQATE; from the coding sequence ATGAGTCGAATACATCTTTTTTTAATACTTGCCGGCCTTCTTCAGAGCGTTCACGCAAAGCCGCCCAACATTCTCTGGATCTTTACCGATGACCATTCGCATAACGCGATCAGCGCCTACGGAAGCCATCTGACCGATTTGGCGCCGACGCCCAATATTGATCGTATAGCAGAGCAGGGCATGCTGTTCCGCAACAGCTTTGTATGCAATTCCATTTGCGGCCCCAGCCGGGCCGCAATCATGACCGGCAAGCACAGCCATGCAAATGGGTTCCGTTCGAATGGTGACCGGTTTGACGGTCACCAGCAGACCTTCCCGCGGCTGTTGCAAAAGGCCGGGTATCAGACGGCGGTGATCGGCAAGTGGCATCTGGGCACGGATCCGGTCGGTTTTGACCATTGGGAAATCCTGCCGGGGCAGGGGCACTATTATAATCCGGACTTCATCACCGCAAAAGGGACCCACCGCGAACCGGGCTATGTAACGGATCTGATTACAGACAAATCGTTGAGCTGGATGAAAGAGCGGGATCCGGAGCGGCCGTTTATGCTGATGCTGCAGCACAAAGCTCCCCATCGTGAATGGTCGCCGGCCAAGCGCCACCTGCAGCTGTTTGACGATGTGACCTTCCCGGAACCGCCGACCCTGTTTGATGACTACAAAGGGCGCGGCACTGCAGCAAAAACGCAGGACATGACCATTGCCAGGACGATGCATCCGGGCGACCTGAAGATTAACGACGTGGTTGATTTCGAAGATAAGACGCATTGGACCTCTCGAGTGACGAAAAACCGTATGGATCGGATGACGGAAACGCAGACCGAAGACTGGTGGGCGGCGTATTCTCCAAAAAATAAAAAGATGATGGAGGCCAACCTCTCGGAGAAGGATTTGGTGCGCTGGAAATATCAACGCTACATCAAGGATTATCTGCGTTGCATACGTGCGGTGGATGAAAATATCGGGCGCGTGCTGGATTATCTGGAGGAGAGCGGACTCGCTGAAAATACGGTCGTCATGTATTCCTCCGACCAGTCGTTCTATCTCGGCGAACATGGTTGGTTTGACAAACGGTTTATGTATGAAGAATCGCTTCGCACGCCTTTGATTGCCTATTGGCCAAATCATGGCACCCCGGGGGCAGAAACGGAGCTGATGGTGCAGAACATTGATATGGCGCAGACTTTTCTGGAGATCGCCGGCGTTCCCTTTCCGGGCGATATGCAGGGGCGCAGCCTGGTGCCGCTGCTCAACGGAAAGAATCCTGCGGATTGGCGTGAATCGATCTATTATCAATACCATCAGGACGTAAACACCGTTCATCACGTTTATCCTCACTATGGAATTCGAACGGGCCGCTATAAATTAATCTATTTTAATACACTCGACGAGTGGGAGTTCTATGACCTGGAAAAAGACCCGCAGGAAATGACCAGTCAATACGCCAACCCGGAATATGCTGGAAAAGTGGATGAACTGAAACAGCAGCTGACTGAACTTCGAGCAGTCTATCAGGCAACAGAATAA
- a CDS encoding beta-mannosidase: protein MKKHPKNNLIKLFILCQMALAGTGCAQAGSVEEELHENWSFRHLGTAKWYSATVPGCNYTDLLDNGIINDPFWRLNEADLQWVDKLDWEYKTTFSVEPSLLNHDRVELDFAGLDTYADVSLNGTNILSADNMFRNWQVDVKNHLKPGANELYILFRSPVVEGIKKHDELDYIIPVSKNDRAELGQVPGGKKVSVYNRKALYHFGWDWGPRLVSSGIWRPVKLKAWNQSRIKDLRIIQNSQSEERAQLTAVFEIEAETAGEADLAIRVDDGQVAEKSVQLNAGINTCRLDFEIQNPELWWCAGLGEPHLYDIAGTLAQGQRVDRTSHRTGIRTVKLVREKDDMGTSFFFEVNGIPVFMKGANYIPNDILPTRVSDAKYRKVIQTAVDSNFNMLRVWGGGFYENDIFYDLCDENGILVWQDFMFACAMFPSDEEFLESVRQEAIQNVKRLRNHPSVSIWCGNNEMLTALGWAEWQLIEQGLGGSDPEGAWAAVSNGYERIFHDVLPSVIEAEDPGRFYWSSSPSAGPGVNARKVGLEHGDEHYWGVWHQKKPYETYSTHIARFMSEYGFQSFPELRTIKEFALPEDYGLLTEVMKHHQRSPVGNEAIDHYLLQSYRKTKDFDSFLHVGQVLQAELIKYAAEAHRRAMPFCMGTLYWQLNDCWPVASWSSMDSSLRWKAQQYFMKKAFESMLISPFEKEGVLDLHIVSDKLQPLPGTLCLKVMDFNGKLLWTKTLDGTVPANTSTVIYSIPREEILEGIDDTRAVLLAEWVEEGTVQADALYYFRRVKDLELPEATVTHKIKPVSDGFEITLKTDQLAKNVYLTIGDEDGFFSDNYFDLLPGTDVSVLLKTDISAGTLKQVLRCSTIADTF from the coding sequence ATGAAAAAACATCCTAAAAATAACCTGATCAAACTCTTTATCCTTTGCCAAATGGCTCTCGCGGGGACGGGGTGCGCACAAGCCGGATCGGTTGAAGAAGAGCTGCACGAAAACTGGAGCTTCCGTCACCTCGGAACCGCAAAGTGGTATTCGGCAACCGTTCCCGGATGCAACTATACCGACCTGCTGGACAACGGCATCATCAACGATCCCTTCTGGCGACTCAACGAAGCCGACCTTCAATGGGTCGACAAGCTGGACTGGGAATATAAAACCACCTTCTCCGTAGAACCGTCGCTCCTGAATCACGACCGTGTAGAGCTCGACTTTGCGGGGCTGGACACGTATGCCGACGTCTCCTTGAACGGAACAAATATTCTATCCGCCGATAATATGTTCCGCAACTGGCAGGTGGATGTAAAAAACCATCTCAAACCCGGAGCAAATGAACTCTACATTCTGTTCCGATCGCCCGTTGTCGAGGGAATTAAAAAACACGACGAGTTAGACTATATCATTCCAGTTTCCAAAAACGATCGGGCCGAGCTCGGACAGGTGCCAGGTGGAAAGAAAGTATCTGTCTACAATCGAAAAGCGCTCTATCACTTTGGATGGGACTGGGGGCCGCGCCTCGTCTCCAGCGGCATTTGGCGCCCGGTAAAACTTAAAGCGTGGAATCAATCACGAATCAAAGACCTGCGCATCATTCAAAACAGTCAGTCCGAAGAACGCGCGCAGCTAACCGCCGTGTTTGAAATTGAAGCCGAAACCGCAGGCGAAGCCGATCTGGCCATCCGCGTGGATGACGGTCAAGTGGCTGAAAAATCGGTGCAACTCAACGCCGGCATTAACACCTGTCGTCTCGACTTTGAAATTCAGAACCCGGAACTCTGGTGGTGCGCCGGGCTGGGGGAACCCCACCTCTATGACATTGCCGGAACCCTTGCACAAGGGCAACGAGTCGACCGCACATCCCACCGGACGGGCATTCGAACCGTCAAACTCGTGCGTGAAAAAGACGACATGGGCACCTCGTTCTTCTTCGAAGTCAACGGCATCCCCGTCTTTATGAAAGGTGCGAACTATATTCCAAACGACATTTTGCCGACCCGCGTATCGGACGCCAAATACCGCAAGGTCATTCAGACGGCCGTCGACTCCAACTTTAACATGTTGCGGGTTTGGGGCGGCGGCTTCTATGAAAACGACATCTTCTACGACCTCTGCGATGAAAACGGTATTCTGGTTTGGCAGGACTTTATGTTCGCCTGCGCCATGTTCCCTTCAGATGAAGAGTTTCTCGAAAGCGTGCGTCAGGAAGCCATTCAAAACGTAAAACGGCTGCGCAACCACCCATCGGTTTCCATCTGGTGCGGCAATAACGAAATGTTAACGGCATTGGGGTGGGCTGAATGGCAACTCATAGAACAAGGCCTGGGCGGTTCGGATCCCGAAGGCGCGTGGGCTGCCGTTTCCAATGGATATGAACGTATCTTTCACGACGTCCTTCCGTCCGTCATTGAAGCGGAAGACCCCGGACGTTTTTATTGGTCGTCCAGCCCCTCCGCCGGACCGGGAGTTAACGCGCGGAAGGTTGGTTTGGAACATGGCGACGAACATTACTGGGGTGTCTGGCATCAGAAGAAGCCGTATGAAACCTATTCCACCCACATCGCCCGTTTTATGAGCGAGTATGGATTTCAGTCGTTCCCGGAGCTGCGCACCATCAAAGAATTCGCACTCCCGGAGGACTACGGACTGTTGACCGAGGTCATGAAGCATCACCAGCGATCGCCTGTGGGCAACGAAGCCATTGACCACTATCTGCTTCAAAGCTATCGCAAAACCAAAGACTTCGACTCCTTCCTCCACGTCGGTCAGGTTTTGCAGGCGGAGCTGATTAAATATGCCGCCGAGGCGCATCGCCGGGCTATGCCGTTCTGCATGGGAACGCTCTACTGGCAGCTCAACGACTGCTGGCCGGTCGCGTCCTGGAGTTCAATGGACTCTTCCCTGCGCTGGAAAGCGCAGCAGTATTTTATGAAAAAGGCCTTCGAATCCATGTTGATTTCCCCGTTTGAAAAAGAGGGGGTTCTCGATCTTCACATCGTCTCCGACAAACTCCAACCGCTCCCCGGAACTCTTTGCCTAAAGGTGATGGACTTCAATGGAAAATTGCTTTGGACAAAAACCCTCGACGGCACCGTCCCCGCGAACACATCAACCGTCATATATTCCATTCCGCGTGAGGAGATTCTGGAAGGCATTGACGACACCCGGGCCGTGCTTCTTGCCGAATGGGTCGAAGAGGGCACCGTGCAGGCTGACGCGCTCTACTACTTCCGCCGCGTCAAAGATCTGGAGCTTCCCGAAGCGACGGTGACGCACAAAATAAAACCGGTCTCGGACGGATTTGAAATCACCTTGAAAACGGATCAGCTGGCGAAGAATGTTTATCTGACCATTGGCGACGAAGACGGATTCTTCAGCGATAACTATTTTGATTTGCTGCCCGGAACCGACGTTTCCGTTCTCCTCAAAACAGACATCAGCGCCGGCACCCTGAAACAAGTCCTTCGGTGCAGCACTATCGCAGATACATTTTAA
- a CDS encoding sugar phosphate isomerase/epimerase family protein gives MVNQQKNIGINLWSIKEHLTTIEEADESLRRLAEAGCSAVELCLISEMPDAQTMKRLCDRYGLAVCGLHDMTVLENPVASLQAAKTVGSGFVSFPYPQGRDLSDPDQVSTLVEELNEAGRVLYENGVTLTYHNHQVEFARADGALVLDRLVTETDPRTVQFQLDLYWVQLGGGNPVQWCKNLEGRLPQLHVKDYAIGADGQPCSCAVGKGNLSWAELVDHFDGKQLIIEQELYTSDPFDELAEGIRFLSSFGS, from the coding sequence ATGGTGAATCAGCAAAAGAACATCGGCATCAATCTCTGGAGCATTAAAGAGCACCTAACGACGATCGAGGAAGCCGACGAATCGTTGCGCCGTCTGGCGGAAGCAGGTTGTTCGGCAGTTGAGCTCTGTCTGATTTCGGAAATGCCGGATGCGCAGACCATGAAGCGCCTGTGCGACCGGTATGGTCTGGCGGTCTGCGGCCTGCATGACATGACGGTGCTGGAAAATCCGGTGGCTTCGCTGCAAGCGGCCAAGACGGTCGGCAGCGGCTTTGTCTCCTTTCCCTATCCACAGGGGCGAGATCTCTCCGATCCGGATCAGGTATCGACGTTGGTTGAGGAGCTGAACGAAGCGGGGCGGGTTCTTTACGAAAACGGCGTCACGCTGACCTATCACAATCATCAGGTCGAGTTCGCGCGTGCCGACGGTGCACTGGTGCTGGATCGGCTGGTGACCGAAACCGATCCCCGAACCGTTCAGTTTCAGCTGGATCTGTACTGGGTTCAGCTCGGTGGCGGTAATCCGGTGCAGTGGTGCAAAAATCTGGAGGGCCGCCTACCGCAGCTGCACGTGAAGGACTATGCCATCGGCGCAGACGGACAGCCGTGTTCGTGTGCCGTCGGAAAAGGCAATCTCTCCTGGGCGGAATTAGTCGACCACTTCGACGGCAAACAGCTGATCATTGAGCAGGAACTCTACACCTCGGATCCATTCGATGAGCTGGCCGAAGGCATTCGTTTTCTCAGCAGCTTCGGCTCATAG